A window of the Helianthus annuus cultivar XRQ/B chromosome 4, HanXRQr2.0-SUNRISE, whole genome shotgun sequence genome harbors these coding sequences:
- the LOC110937576 gene encoding delta(8)-fatty-acid desaturase-like yields MCEDSTMVSSPVDVLKSNSKSDGKKYITSEELKKHNKPNDLWISIQGKVYNVTEWAKIHPGGEIPLMNLAGQDVTDAFIAFHPGSAWEHLTKLFTGYHLKDYQVSAVSKDYRKLASEFAKAGMFEKKGHGVIYSLCFVSLLLSGCVYGVLFSSSFWVHMLAGALLGLAWIQIAYLGHDAGHYQMMSTRGWNKFAGIFIGNCITGISIAWWKWTHNAHHIACNSLDYDPDLQHLPMLAVSSRLFNSLTSVFYGRQLTFDRLARFFVSYQHYSYYPIMCVARVNLYLQTLLLLLSKRKVPDKGLNIIGTLVFWTWFPLLVSCLPNWPERVAFVLVSFCVTGIQHVQFTLNHFAANVYVGPPTGNDWFEKQTNGTIDIACSSYMDWFFGGLQFQLEHHLFPRLPRCHLRSIAPIVRELCKKHNLPYTSVSFFDANIMTLKTLRTAALQARDLTNPAPQNLLWEAFNTHG; encoded by the coding sequence TTTTGAAGTCTAATTCAAAATCCGACGGAAAGAAGTACATAACATCCGAGGAGTTAAAGAAGCACAACAAGCCTAACGACTTGTGGATCTCGATACAGGGAAAAGTTTACAATGTTACAGAGTGGGCTAAAATACACCCGGGTGGCGAAATCCCGCTCATGAATCTTGCTGGTCAGGATGTAACCGATGCATTTATCGCGTTCCATCCCGGCTCAGCATGGGAACACCTTACCAAACTCTTCACCGGTTATCACTTGAAAGATTACCAAGTCTCTGCAGTGTCGAAAGATTACCGAAAACTCGCTTCCGAATTTGCAAAAGCCGGGATGTTTGAAAAGAAGGGGCACGGTGTGATTTACTCCCTTTGTTTCGTGTCTCTGCTTCTTTCCGGTTGTGTGTACGGGGTGTTGTTTTCTAGTAGCTTCTGGGTGCATATGTTGGCCGGAGCGTTATTGGGTTTAGCCTGGATCCAAATCGCGTATTTGGGTCATGACGCGGGTCATTATCAAATGATGTCGACGCGTGGGTGGAATAAATTCGCGGGGATTTTTATCGGGAATTGTATAACGGGGATAAGCATCGCGTGGTGGAAATGGACACATAACGCACATCACATCGCGTGTAACAGCCTCGATTACGATCCCGACCTTCAACACCTGCCAATGTTAGCCGTTTCTTCTAGACTGTTCAACTCATTGACATCCGTGTTCTACGGGAGACAATTGACTTTCGACCGGTTGGCTCGTTTTTTCGTGAGCTACCAACACTACTCATACTACCCGATCATGTGTGTCGCGAGGGTCAACCTTTACCTACAAACGTTACTATTACTACTCTCGAAAAGAAAGGTTCCTGACAAGGGGTTAAACATTATCGGGACCCTCGTTTTCTGGACATGGTTTCCGCTTCTCGTGTCTTGCCTACCGAACTGGCCCGAACGAGTCGCATTCGTCTTGGTTAGCTTCTGTGTGACCGGGATCCAACATGTTCAGTTCACATTGAACCACTTTGCGGCCAATGTTTACGTGGGCCCACCAACGGGAAACGACTGGTTCGAGAAGCAAACCAATGGGACGATCGACATCGCGTGCTCGTCTTACATGGATTGGTTCTTCGGTGGTCTACAGTTCCAGCTCGAGCACCATTTGTTTCCGAGGTTGCCTCGGTGCCATTTAAGGTCCATAGCTCCTATCGTTAGAGAACTTTGCAAGAAGCATAACTTGCCGTACACCAGCGTATCGTTCTTTGATGCCAATATAATGACGCTTAAAACGCTTAGAACCGCTGCTCTACAGGCTCGTGATCTGACGAACCCAGCTCCACAGAACTTGTTATGGGAAGCTTTCAACACCCATGGTTGA